One Mugil cephalus isolate CIBA_MC_2020 chromosome 22, CIBA_Mcephalus_1.1, whole genome shotgun sequence genomic window carries:
- the kin gene encoding DNA/RNA-binding protein KIN17, translating to MGKADFLSPKAISNRIKSKGLQKLRWYCQMCQKQCRDENGFKCHCMSESHQRQLLLASENPNKFMDYFSDEFKSDFLELLRRRFGTKRVHNNIVYNEYISHREHVHMNSTKWETLTDFTKWLGREGLCKVDETPKGWYVQYIDRDPETIRRQEEQARKKKQELDDEERSARFIEEQVRRGRDGKEVEEVPVFTELKRESEEEKVAFNLGASSSVAGPSKSSSALAASALKAAAASSSVKRKEPSSSSDSRGEKKKKSALEEIIEMEEKKKKKQQSVRTDYWLQPNIVVKVVTKRLGEKYHKKKAVIMEVRDQYTAMVKMIDSGDKLKLDQNHLETVIPAPGKRVLILNGPYRDTEAVLEGIDEKSFSATLTLETGQQKGKTVDIAYEDFSKLA from the exons ATGGGGAAGGCAGATTTTCTTTCCCCAAAGGCGATAAGCAACCGAATAAAATCAAAAGGTTTGCAGAAATTGAGATGGTATTGTCAGATGTGTCAGAAACAATGTCGAGATGAG aATGGCTTCAAGTGTCACTGTATGTCCGAGTCCCACCagaggcagctgctgctggcctCAGAAAACCCAAACAAGTTCATGGATTACTTCTCTGA TGAGTTCAAAAGTGACTTCTTGGAGCTGCTCAGGAGGAGATTTG GAACCAAGCGAGTTCACAACAACATCGTCTACAACGAGTACATCAGCCACCGGGAGCACGTCCACATGAACTCCACGAAATGGGAGACGCTCACCGACTTCACCAAGTGGCTCGGCAGGGAGG GTTTGTGTAAAGTGGACGAGACGCCCAAAGGCTGGTACGTCCAGTACATCGACCGCGACCCGGAGACCATCCGCCGGCAGGAGGAGCAGgcgaggaagaagaagcaggagctGGACGACGAGGAGAGGAGCGCCAGGTTCATCGAGGAGCAGGTCCGCCGAGGCCGCGACGgcaaggaggtggag gaaGTTCCCGTTTTCACAGAGCTCAAACGCgagagtgaagaagaaaaag TTGCCTTCAACCTGGGGGCGTCTTCTTCTGTAGCCGGTCCCTCTAAATCAAG CTCTGCTCTGGCCGCTAGTgctctgaaagcagcagcagcgtcttcCTCAGTCAAAAGGAAAGAGCCGTCATCGAGCTCGGACTCcagaggggagaagaagaagaaatctgctCTGGAGGAGATCATAGAG atggaggagaagaagaagaagaagcagcagtcGGTCCGGACAGATTACTGGCTGCAGCCTAACATTGTAGTGAAAGTTGTCACCAAGAGACTGGGAGAGAAGTACCACAAGAAGAAAGCCGTCATCATG GAGGTGCGGGATCAATACACAGCGATGGTGAAAATGATCGACTCTGGAGACAAACTGAAGCTGGATCAGAATCACTTGGAGACGGTCATACCTGCGCCGGGAAAGCGGGTTTTGATCCTGAACGGTCCGTACAGAGACACGGAGGCCGTGCTGGAGGGGATCGACGAGAAAAGCTTCAGCGCTACGCTCACACTCGAGACT ggTCAACAGAAGGGGAAGACGGTGGACATCGCCTACGAGGATTTCTCCAAACTGGCCtga
- the itih2 gene encoding inter-alpha-trypsin inhibitor heavy chain H2, with protein MVRLPLILGLLLLHQGLCFEFVIDGEWEDERSGMRDHRERHKRAILTSEEEEDFEAIRGEDITVRSYKMESRITSRFAHTTVRSAVVNSGSKAQSIGFNVQIPKRAFITNFTMNVNGITFMGSVKEKTVARNLYAQARAKGKAAGIVRTNSQDMETFKTEVHVPPGSNIEFELHYQEMMQRRLGFYEHSLYLQPGRLVPQFQVDVYIYEPNGIAKVEAPNNLGAQFDELIKVTSTKDKAHIVFKPSLQQQRKCENCTGSAIDGVFVVKYDVNRDSNAGELQVSDGHFVYFFAPTNLSPLPKNIVFVIDVSGSMWGVKMKQTVEAMQAILDDLTIDDHFSIIDFNHNVRCWSEDLVPGSSIQVADAKKYIQSIKPNGGTNINEALMRAIHILIKASNQGLIDSRSVSMIILVSDGDPTVGEIKLSTIQKNVKRVMREEFSLFSLGIGFDVDYDFLERIAMENRGMAQRIYANHDAAEQLRSFYSQVSSPLLRRISVLFPEDSVSDVTQNRFDKYFGGSELVVAGKVLPSDISTLTGFTTASAARMDLTLEADTDTTLLDTELAKLQHAFTGFAKQLWAYLTIKQLISDRSLATTAAKKRRITQRIMSLAVEHQFVTPLTALLVESEDAQERLLADSPRDPRHGCCSGTGSGPLAPIQVVYQPPPWVQIATPAPPSQVDKGPQDELVPPKVTLVDNDPHFIIHLPRSDMDVCFNIDSKPGHILNLVSDPGTGLVVNGQLIGSKRVHKNKLNTYFGIISIYYQPEGVSVKINNDSISMTDGMNNHSFTWMATANISQDGVRISIVKDSHVTITINNNIQVMVLLHRAWKKNPVSVDFLGIYIPNENQYSPLVHGLIGQFSNEPDVNVYNIHQGADPLKKEATMEVKGNKLLVTRGWQKDYRRDKKRGSDVYCWFVHNSGKGFIDGHYTDYIVRDLNSFLHEP; from the exons ATGGTGCGTCTGCCTCTGATTCTGgggctcctgctcctccaccaggGCCTCTGCTTTGAGTTTGTGATAGACGGAGAGTGGGAGGACGAGAGg TCGGGTATGCGGGATCACCGGGAGCGACACAAG agagcCATATTGAccagcgaggaggaggaagacttCGAG GCCATCCGTGGAGAAGACATCACCGTCCGGAGCTACAAGATGGAGAGTCGCATCACGTCCCGCTTCGCCCACACCACCGTCCGGAGCGCGGTGGTCAACTCGGGCTCCAAGGCCCAGAGCATCGGCTTCAACGTCCAGATCCCCAAACGAGCTTTCATCACCAACTTCACCAT GAACGTGAACGGGATAACGTTCATGGGCTCGGTGAAGGAGAAGACGGTGGCCAGGAACCTGTACGCGCAGGCTAGGGCCAAGGGCAAGGCCGCGGGCATCGTCAG GACTAATTCTCAGGACATGGAGACCTTCAAAACAGAGGTCCACGTTCCTCCTGGCAGCAACATCGAGTTCGAGCTGCACTACCAGGAGATGATGCAAAGGAGGCTGGGCTTCTACGAGCATTCGCTGTACCTGCAGCCCGGGAGGCTGGTGCCACAGTTCCag GTGGACGTCTACATCTACGAGCCGAATGGAATCGCCAAGGTGGAAGCGCCAAACAACCTCGGAGCGCAGTTTGACGAACTGATTAAAGTGACATCCACCAAAGACAAG GCTCATATCGTCTTCAAGCCTagtttgcagcagcagagaaagtgtGAGAACTGCACAGGCAGCGCTATCGACGGCGTCTTTGTTGTCAAATACGACGTGAACAGAGACAGCAATGCAGGGGAACTGCAG gtttcagacggtcactttgtttattttttcgcTCCAACAaacctctcccctctccctaaAAACATCGTGTTTGTCATCGACGTCAGCGGCTCCATGTGGGGGGTCAAGATGAAGCAA ACGGTGGAGGCCATGCAGGCCATCTTGGATGACCTGACCATCGACGACCACTTCAGCATCATAGACTTCAACCACAACGTGCGCTGCTGGAGCGAGGACCTCGTCCCCGGATCGTCTATTCAGGTCGCGGATGCAAAGAAATACATCCAGAGCATCAAACCCAACGGAG gCACCAACATCAACGAGGCTCTGATGAGAGCAATCCACATACTCATCAAGGCGTCCAATCAGGGGCTCATCGACTCCCGCTCCGTCTCCATGATTATCCTGGTGTCTGATGGAGACCCCACCGTTG GAGAGATTAAGCTCAGCACCATCCAGAAGAATGTGAAGCGAGTGATGAGGGAGGagttttctctcttctctcttggCATCGGATTTGACGTGGACTATGACTTCCTGGAGCGCATCGCGATGGAGAACAGGGGCATGGCTCAGAGGATCTACGCTAACCACGACGCAGCAGAGCAGCTACGG TCGTTCTACAGCCaggtttcctctcctctgctgaGGAGAATCTCTGTCCTGTTCCCGGAGGACTCTGTGTCCGACGTCACCCAGAACCGCTTTGACAAATACTTTGGCGGCTCGGAGCTGGTGGTGGCCGGGAAGGTGCTGCCATCCGACATCAGCACACTGACCGGCTTCACCACTGCATCTGCT GCCCGTATGGACCTCACTTTGGAGGCGGATACAGACACCACATTGCTGGACACGGAGCTGGCCAAACTGCAGCACGCGTTCACCGGCTTTGCCAAACAGCTGTGGGCATACCTCACCatcaaacagctgatcagtgacAG GTCTCTGGCAACAACAGCTGCCAAAAAGAGACGCATCACCCAGCGGATCATGTCTCTGGCTGTAGAGCATCAGTTTGTCACTCCGCTCACCGCTCTGCTGGTGGAGAGCGAGGACGCCCAAGAGAGGCTGCTGGCCGACTCGCCGAGGGACCCAAGACATGGCTGCTGCTCAG GAACTGGAAGTGGACCCTTGGCTCCGATACAGGTCGTCTACCAGCCTCCACCTTGGGTCCAGATAGCCACCCCGGCCCCACCGAGTCAAGTTGACAAGGGTCCACAGGATGAGTTGGTGCCTCCAAAGGTCACCTTAG TGGATAATGACCCTCACTTCATCATCCACCTGCCCAGAAGTGACATGGACGTCTGCTTCAACATCGACTCCAAACCGGGTCATATTCTCAACCTGGTGTCTGACCCTGGGACAG GCTTGGTGGTGAACGGCCAGCTCATCGGCTCCAAACgagtgcacaaaaacaaactcaacacCTACTTCGGCATCATCTCCATCTACTACCAGCCGGAAGGAGTCAGCGTGAAAATCAACAACGACAGCATCAGCATGACAGACGGCATGAACAACCACTCCTTCACCTGGATGGCCACGGCCAATATCTCACAGGACGG GGTGAGGATTTCCATCGTCAAGGACTCTCATGTCACcatcacaataaataataacatccaGGTGATGGTGTTGCTTCACCGTGCGTGGAAGAAAAATCCCGTCAGTGTGGACTTCCTCGGCATTTACATTCCCAACGAGAACCAGTACTCGCCACTGGTCCATGGACTCATAG GGCAGTTTTCTAACGAGCCGGACGTGAACGTGTACAACATCCACCAAGGAGCCGATCCACTGAAGAAGGAGGCCACCATGGAGGTGAAGGGCAACAAGCTGCTTGTCACCAG GGGCTGGCAGAAAGACTACCGGCGCGATAAGAAACGCGGCTCCGACGTCTACTGCTGGTTTGTTCACAACAGCGGGAAGGGCTTCATCGACGGCCACTACACCGACTACATCGTCCGCGACCTGAACAGCTTCCTGCACGAGCCCTGA
- the itih5 gene encoding inter-alpha-trypsin inhibitor heavy chain H5, with protein MLLLLTLLLCLSPGSLEKLEEFEDDVDSELKDFDLDIAPRRIPRQVKNILMKETKPQVQELTIKTTIVSRYAFTAVYCAMLNRHSAATEAVFQFQIPAGAYVSNFTMIIGGRVYQSEVTAKEKKVKKENGKTKSKESSAASPEPEVEVFRMAVKIPGRNRAVFLLTYEELLQRRLGRYEHVTSLRPMQLVSRLTLDVTIVDHSPITDLEVLPLRNGRSSANAGTGSNAPRTPAKQELPITTVIKNEKTVCRITFSPNIIQQAKISTSGVLGDFVIRYDVQRNMGIGDIQVLNGHFVHYFAPKDLPVVPKNVVFVIDTSASMLGTKIRQTKDALLTILRDLRPGDHFNFISFSNRIKVWQPNGLVPVTPLNIRDAKKFVYMLVPTGGTNIDGAIQTGSSLLQDYLSQSDGRQNSVSLIIFLTDGRPTIGEVQSTTILGNTRSAVQEKFCIFTIGIGNDVDYRLLERMALENCGMMRRINEEADASSMLKGFYDEIGTPLLSDIRINYTEDSVQYVTQHLFTNYFNGSEIVIAGKLTNQSAESLHVQVTASNNEKSIILEDDVPLRHLEIETEKHVKEAKAAMAAAGKTPGSGATQGLGTGLGSIAEDFVERVWGFLSVKEGLRSRLRSQTSKEREDHTQQATNLSLNYHFLTPLTNMAVEKPEIMADGSLAPAPAITPGAGEASSPANDLPLDNQGGNARKPDGKIGSQTSSLSNTIGKVKTRPAKKSITISKTSADGDPHFVVEFPLSKLTVCFNINGEPGHILGLVSDHKYSGVTVNGKLIGAPAPPGSHKLQRTYFSTITIVVDRPRRAYIEVTPKKVILDGRDRIVLPCHSTAAVDSGALSVAVAGKSNVTVTVGGNISFVILLHQYKNPAPYQRDHLGFYIGSSKGLSNKCHGLLGQFLNEEVGLAELPAQGGMKPSQVLKVKDRSVPVVPKSRRIYGGTQSVDCWFGRNNAAKLIDGRYEDYLMSHMFDTGGWTNRA; from the exons atgctgctgttgctgactctgctgctgtgtctcAGCCCGGGTTCACTGGAGAAACTGGAGGAATTTGAAGATGACGTTGATTCGGAATTGAAAGACTTTGACTTAGACATC gcGCCTCGAAGAATCCCTCGGCAGgtgaaaaatatattaatgaag gagacTAAACCACAAGTTCAAGAACTCACCATCAAGACGACCATCGTGTCCCGGTACGCGTTCACCGCGGTGTACTGCGCCATGCTGAACCGGCACTCCGCAGCCACGGAGGCCGTCTTCCAGTTTCAGATCCCCGCCGGCGCATATGTCTCCAACTTCACCAT GATCATCGGAGGACGCGTCTACCAGAGCGAGGTCACGGCGAAGGAAAAGAAGGTCAAGAAGGAGAACGGCAAAACCAAGAGCAAAGAGTCAAGTGCTGCAAG TCCAGAGCCGGAGGTGGAGGTGTTCAGAATGGCCGTGAAGATACCGGGTAGGAACCGGGCCGTCTTCCTGCTGACCTACGAGGAGCTCCTGCAGCGTCGGCTGGGACGCTACGAACACGTGACCAGCCTCCGGCCCATGCAGCTGGTCAGCCGCCTCACGCTGGACGTCACCATCGTCGACCACTCCCCCATCACCGACCTGGAAGTGCTGCCGCTCCGCAACGGCAGAAGCAGCGCCAACGCTGGAACCGGTTCTAACGCACCAAGGACGCCAg CCAAGCAAGAGCTTCCCATCACCACCGTGATCAAAAACGAAAAGACCGTCTGCAGGATCACCTTCAGCCCCAACATCATCCAACAGGCCAAGATCTCCACCAGCGGCGTCCTGGGAGACTTCGTGATCCGCTACGACGTCCAGAGAAACATGGGGATCGGAGACATCCAG GTTTTAAATGGACATTTTGTCCACTACTTCGCCCCCAAAGACCTCCCCGTTGTGCCCAAGAACGTTGTGTTTGTGATCGACACCAGCGCCTCCATGCTGGGCACTAAGATCAGACAG ACTAAAGATGCTCTCTTGACCATCCTGAGAGATCTGCGTCCCGGCGATCACTTCAACTTCATCAGCTTCTCCAATCGGATCAAAGTCTGGCAGCCCAATGGTCTCGTACCGGTGACGCCGCTGAATATTAGAGACGCCAAGAAGTTTGTGTACATGCTGGTGCCCACTGGGG GTACTAACATTGACGGCGCCATCCAGACCGGCTCCTCGTTACTTCAAGACTACCTCTCCCAGTCGGACGGCCGCCAGAACAGCGTCTCCCTCATCATTTTCCTCACGGACGGACGGCCCACCATCGGGGAGGTGCAGTCGACCACCATCCTGGGGAACACTCGCTCGGCCGTCCAGGAGAAGTTCTGCATCTTCACCATCGGGATCGGTAACGACGTCGACTACCGGCTGCTGGAGCGCATGGCTCTGGAAAACTGCGGGATGATGAGACGCATCAACGAGGAGGCCGACGCAAGTTCCATGCTGAAAGG GTTCTACGACGAGATAGGGACTCCTCTGCTGTCCGACATAAGGATCAACTACACCGAGGACTCCGTCCAGTACGTCACGCAGCATCTCTTCACCAACTACTTCAACGGCTCCGAGATTGTCATCGCCGGCAAGCTCACCAACCAAAGTGCAGAATCCCTCCACGTCCAGGTTACCGCCAGCAACAACGAAAAGAGCATCATCCTCGAGGACGACGTGCCGCTGAGACACCTAGAGATAGAGACCGAGAAGCACGTGAAGGAAGCCAAGGCTGCAATGGCGGCTGCAGGCAAGACCCCGGGGTCTGGGGCGACGCAGGGATTGGGGACTGGTCTGGGGTCAATAGCGGAGGACTTTGTGGAGCGGGTTTGGGGTTTCCTGAGCGTCAAAGAGGGGCTGAGGTCGCGGCTGCGCAGCCAAACCAGCAAGGAGAGGGAAGATCACACGCAGCAAGCCACCAACCTGTCTCTGAACTACCACTTCCTCACCCCGCTCACCAACATGGCAGTGGAGAAGCCGGAGATCATGGCCGATGGCTCGTTGGCCCCAGCGCCCGCCATCACCCCAGGAGCTGGCGAGGCTTCCTCCCCCGCCAACGACCTGCCGCTTGACAACCAGGGCGGAAATGCCCGGAAACCCGACGGGAAGATTGGCAGCCAGACTTCGTCTCTGAGCAACACAATCG GTAAAGTAAAGACGAGACCGGCCAAGAAATCCATCACCATCTCCAAAACATCAG CCGACGGTGACCCCCACTTTGTGGTGGAGTTCCCCCTCAGCAAACTAACCGTGTGCTTTAACATCAACGGAGAGCCTGGACACATCCTTGGCCTGGTCTCTGATCACAAGTACTCCG GTGTGACTGTCAACGGAAAGCTGATCGGGGCCCCAGCTCCGCCGGGAAGCCACAAGCTGCAGCGAACCTACTTCAGCACCATCACCATCGTGGTGGACCGTCCCAGACGCGCCTACATCGAGGTGACCCCAAAGAAAGTCATCTTGGACGGGCGGGACCGCATCGTCCTGCCCTGCCACTCCACCGCGGCCGTGGACAGCGGCGCGCTGTCGGTGGCCGTCGCAGGGAAGTCGAATGTGACCGTGACGGTTGGCGGGAACATCAGCTTCGTGATCCTGCTCCATCAGTACAAGAACCCGGCCCCCTACCAGAGAGACCATCTGGGCTTCTACATCGGCAGCAGCAAGGGGCTGTCGAACAAGTGCCACGGCCTGCTGG GCCAGTTCCTGAATGAGGAAGTGGGATTAGCGGAGCTTCCTGCCCAGGGAGGCATGAAGCCCTCCCAGGTCCTGAAGGTGAAGGACCGCTCGGTGCCCGTGGTTCCGAAGAGCAGGAGGATCTACGGCGGGACGCAGAGCGTCGACTGCTGGTTCGGCCGCAACAACGCGGCCAAGCTGATAGACGGACGGTATGAGGACTACTTGATGTCGCACATGTTCGACACGGGAGGCTGGACGAACAGAGCGTAG
- the tmem110l gene encoding transmembrane protein 110, like, which yields MDMYGYSGVLLVRRFLDNSPFEVTNMSDINKANPHGCDNGALTDRFGVLIQGLLAIVAFSTLMLKRFREPVGIRRPWRIWFFDTSKQAIGALFIHFANVFLSTLTKEDPCSLYLMNFLLDATLGMLVIWLAVKLVSKLVEYKQWTLLMFGEYGDPPQAAAWLGQCGVYLLIMVLEKGVISLVLLVPGWSKLQEVLLSYIANPQLELALVMLIVPFIVNSIMFWVVDSLTMRKYKTMKGLDDSCDSSVQKADSLPWTNSDESRALLTVETDTEEASEGEEEPDEAGPVPHVQYSGGPLRPSWVVV from the exons ATGGACATGTACGGATACAGCGGGGTCCTGTTGGTCAGGAGATTCCTGGATAATTCTCCATTTGAAGTCACGAACATGTCGGACATTAACAAGGCGAATCCTCACGGCTGCGACAACGGAGCCCTGACGGACCGGTTCGGGGTCCTGATCCAGGGTCTCCTGGCCATCGTCGCCTTCAGCACCCTGATGT tgaagaGGTTCCGGGAGCCTGTAGGGATCAGACGGCCGTGGAGGATCTG GTTTTTCGACACGTCCAAACAGGCCATCGGCGCCTTGTTCATCCACTTCGCCAACGTCTTCCTGTCCACCCTGACCAAAGAAGACCCCTGCTCTCT GTATCTGATGAACTTCCTGCTGGACGCCACGCTGGGGATGCTCGTTATCTGGCTGGCAGTCAAATTGGTATCCAAGCTGGTGGAGTACAAGCAGTGGACGCTGCTCATGTTTGGGGAGTACG GTGACCCTCCTCAGGCAGCAGCGTGGCTGGGCCAGTGTGGCGTCTACCTGCTCATCATGGTGCTGGAGAAAGGTGTGATCAGCCTGGTGCTGCTCGTCCCCGGATGGTCCAAG TTGCAGGAGGTGTTGCTAAGCTACATCGCTAACCCTCAGCTGGAGCTGGCTCTGGTCATGCTCATAGTGCCCTTCATCGTCAAC TCCATCATGTTCTGGGTGGTGGACAGTTTGACGATGAGGAAGTACAAGACAATGAAGGGCCTGGACGACTCGTGCGACAGCTCGGTGCAGAAGGCCGACTCCCTGCCCTGGACGAACAGCGACGAGTCGCGG GCGCTGCTGACGGTTGAGACCGACACCGAGGAGGCTtcggagggggaagaggagccGGACGAGGCCGGACCAGTCCCTCATGTTCAGTATTCAGGCGGCCCACTGAGGCCAAGCTGGGTGGTGGTGTAA